Proteins co-encoded in one Halococcoides cellulosivorans genomic window:
- a CDS encoding LiaF transmembrane domain-containing protein: MTRTLLSRISTGGLIVLVGLALLARTTELFDAGLVWTWLPALFVVLGVWALLASQFRNLTGPVMVIAVAGAVLARNLDVISDATLGRWWPLLVVLFGVLLVVGRSRRRRSSPGATTGEVSVLSVLGGSERRIGPTFTGAEVLSVFGGSELDLRETDVPTPPAVLDTITLFGGTELRVPSDWVVQIDALALFGGIEDDRQAPSDGPARTEEGPDLVITGLVLFGGLEISH; encoded by the coding sequence GTGACACGAACTCTCCTGAGCCGGATATCGACCGGCGGACTGATCGTCCTCGTCGGACTGGCACTGCTCGCTCGAACGACCGAACTGTTCGACGCGGGACTGGTCTGGACGTGGCTGCCCGCGCTGTTCGTCGTGCTTGGCGTGTGGGCACTTCTCGCCAGCCAGTTCCGCAACCTGACCGGGCCGGTGATGGTGATTGCCGTCGCCGGGGCGGTTCTCGCGCGGAATCTCGACGTGATCAGCGACGCCACGCTCGGTCGGTGGTGGCCACTGCTCGTCGTCCTCTTCGGCGTCTTGCTCGTCGTCGGCCGCTCTCGGCGCCGTCGGTCGAGCCCCGGGGCCACGACCGGCGAGGTGAGCGTGCTGAGCGTTCTCGGCGGGAGCGAACGCCGGATCGGCCCGACGTTCACTGGCGCAGAAGTCCTCTCGGTGTTCGGGGGGTCGGAACTCGATCTGCGGGAGACGGACGTGCCGACCCCGCCGGCAGTTCTCGACACGATCACGCTCTTTGGCGGAACCGAACTCCGCGTGCCCAGCGACTGGGTGGTTCAGATCGACGCGCTCGCGCTGTTCGGCGGGATCGAAGACGATCGACAGGCTCCGAGCGACGGCCCCGCGAGGACCGAGGAGGGCCCCGACCTCGTGATTACGGGGCTCGTGCTGTTCGGCGGCCTCGAAATCTCTCACTGA
- a CDS encoding methyl-accepting chemotaxis protein, producing the protein MVPRLSLQSILDAVGTPADTSETRPERPDTENPDESPSPDGSTSIESDGGTQMASVPNDPAGPVEEDLPDVEIVLEEDPDQLYDTSGSAQRVIDGDLNVVKQNRVMTEWTGVDCDRQDLKCMNQMSGAFCGTENCTMRQIMEGNERRVEVEVEKELPNGETRQTLLVSEAITDDRGEVVGITESFKDISHVKAAADEVSNSIGELSQNADDVASSSDEISSGAQEMTDSMDEVANEISTLSASIEEVASSAEEVAATSDSAQERARDGSETADAAIDEMENIDSAFVDLADDLDNLKGRVDEIDEIVEVINDIADQTNMLALNANIEAAQAGGQGERFAVVADEVKNLAEDAQDNASTIESMIEGIQTDTTETVTSLDQAREQVDAGIDQAEATMSALDEIVEAIEEASRGIEEVAEATDDQAASAEEVASVVDQVADQAERVASETQNIYAANEEQAQMVNNLEEAVEKLENE; encoded by the coding sequence ATGGTCCCCCGACTGTCCCTCCAATCGATTCTCGACGCCGTCGGCACTCCGGCCGACACGTCCGAAACCCGTCCCGAACGTCCCGACACCGAGAACCCCGACGAATCGCCATCGCCCGACGGGTCGACTTCTATCGAGTCCGACGGTGGGACTCAGATGGCTTCCGTTCCGAACGACCCGGCCGGCCCCGTCGAGGAAGACCTCCCCGACGTCGAAATCGTCCTCGAAGAGGATCCCGACCAACTGTACGATACCTCTGGATCGGCCCAGCGCGTCATCGACGGCGATCTGAACGTCGTCAAACAGAATCGCGTGATGACCGAGTGGACTGGCGTCGACTGCGATCGTCAGGATCTCAAGTGCATGAATCAGATGTCGGGCGCGTTCTGTGGCACCGAAAACTGCACGATGCGCCAGATCATGGAGGGAAACGAACGCCGCGTCGAGGTCGAAGTCGAGAAGGAACTGCCCAACGGCGAGACCAGACAGACGCTGCTCGTCAGTGAGGCGATCACCGACGATCGCGGCGAGGTCGTCGGCATCACCGAGAGTTTCAAAGACATCTCGCACGTCAAAGCCGCCGCCGATGAAGTGTCGAACTCGATCGGTGAACTCAGCCAGAACGCCGACGACGTGGCCTCCAGTTCCGACGAGATCAGTTCGGGCGCACAGGAGATGACCGACTCGATGGACGAGGTCGCCAACGAGATCAGCACTCTGAGCGCGTCGATCGAGGAAGTTGCCTCTAGCGCCGAGGAGGTCGCCGCGACGAGTGACTCTGCCCAAGAGCGCGCTCGCGATGGATCCGAGACGGCCGACGCGGCGATCGACGAGATGGAGAACATCGATTCCGCGTTCGTCGACCTGGCCGACGACCTCGACAATCTAAAGGGACGTGTCGACGAAATCGACGAAATTGTCGAGGTGATCAACGACATCGCGGATCAGACCAACATGCTCGCTTTGAACGCCAACATCGAAGCCGCTCAGGCCGGCGGGCAGGGCGAGCGGTTCGCCGTCGTGGCCGACGAGGTGAAGAACCTGGCCGAAGACGCCCAGGACAACGCCTCGACGATCGAGTCGATGATCGAAGGGATTCAGACCGATACGACCGAGACCGTCACGAGTCTCGATCAGGCGCGCGAACAGGTCGACGCCGGGATCGACCAGGCCGAAGCGACGATGTCTGCCCTCGACGAAATCGTCGAGGCGATCGAAGAAGCCTCTCGGGGCATCGAAGAGGTCGCAGAGGCGACCGACGATCAGGCCGCCAGCGCCGAAGAGGTCGCTTCTGTCGTCGATCAGGTGGCCGATCAGGCCGAACGCGTCGCCAGCGAAACTCAGAATATCTACGCCGCCAACGAAGAGCAAGCTCAGATGGTCAACAACCTCGAAGAGGCCGTCGAAAAGCTCGAAAACGAGTGA